In Xenorhabdus nematophila ATCC 19061, one DNA window encodes the following:
- a CDS encoding type II toxin-antitoxin system VapC family toxin produces the protein MYMLDTNTVSYIFRQNQAVTAKLRTIPPSEICISSITEAELRFGLAKRQNHALEQVVNTFIDSITVYDWDQNAAKTYGTLRAGMEQTGRTMGTMDQLIAAHALSRELTLVTSDSAFEMVIGLNIENWAK, from the coding sequence ATGTATATGTTGGATACAAACACGGTCAGCTATATTTTCCGTCAAAATCAGGCGGTAACTGCTAAATTGCGAACCATACCACCATCAGAGATATGTATTTCCAGTATCACTGAAGCCGAGTTGCGTTTTGGTTTGGCTAAACGTCAAAATCACGCATTAGAACAAGTCGTAAATACATTTATTGATTCAATCACTGTTTACGACTGGGATCAAAACGCTGCCAAAACCTATGGGACATTGCGAGCCGGCATGGAACAGACTGGCCGAACTATGGGGACAATGGATCAACTGATTGCAGCACATGCACTGAGCCGAGAATTAACTCTCGTTACCAGCGATTCTGCGTTTGAAATGGTTATTGGATTAAATATCGAAAATTGGGCGAAATAG
- a CDS encoding antitoxin — MERIAKIFKNGRNQAVRLPVAFEFDTDQVYIRKNENGDVILSKNRPSTDNWDNFFNMLSAVSVPDNFLDANDRNQDDTERDPFEGVF, encoded by the coding sequence ATGGAACGAATTGCAAAAATCTTCAAAAACGGACGCAATCAGGCTGTCAGGCTGCCTGTTGCGTTTGAATTTGATACTGACCAGGTTTATATCCGAAAAAATGAGAACGGAGACGTTATTCTCTCCAAAAACAGACCGTCTACTGACAATTGGGATAATTTTTTCAATATGCTCAGTGCGGTATCTGTTCCTGATAATTTTCTGGATGCAAATGATCGTAACCAGGATGACACAGAACGTGACCCATTCGAGGGCGTTTTCTGA
- the paaF gene encoding 2,3-dehydroadipyl-CoA hydratase PaaF, translating into MSQEWILCHQQQRVRTLTLNRPEVRNALSNDCLELLVNQLELADRDNGTGAIVITGSSRCFAAGADLKELQQQTVATAITDRRPQLWQRLNNINKPLIAAVNGYALGAGCELALTCDLVICGENARFGLPEITLGLIPGAGGTQRLIRCVGKALASQMILTGEAINARQAQQTGIVSEVCGDELTLERAEQIAQRISELSPLALRAAKAALKTAQETSLSQGLLAERQQFVALAGTTDRQEGIAAFLEKRKPTFKGF; encoded by the coding sequence ATGAGTCAGGAATGGATTTTATGCCACCAGCAGCAAAGAGTACGCACACTGACCCTCAACCGTCCTGAAGTGCGTAACGCCCTCAGTAATGACTGTCTTGAGCTGCTTGTTAATCAATTAGAGCTGGCAGACAGGGATAACGGCACCGGTGCCATTGTCATTACCGGTTCATCACGCTGTTTTGCTGCCGGTGCCGATCTGAAAGAACTCCAGCAACAAACCGTGGCAACCGCCATCACCGATCGCCGGCCACAACTTTGGCAACGCCTGAACAACATTAACAAACCGTTGATAGCGGCCGTAAATGGTTACGCGCTGGGCGCGGGCTGTGAATTGGCGCTGACCTGTGATCTTGTGATTTGTGGGGAAAACGCCCGTTTCGGCCTGCCCGAAATTACCCTGGGGCTGATACCCGGCGCGGGAGGGACACAGCGTCTCATCCGCTGCGTCGGCAAAGCACTGGCTTCCCAGATGATCCTGACCGGTGAAGCCATCAACGCCCGGCAGGCACAACAAACGGGGATCGTCAGCGAAGTGTGCGGCGATGAACTAACACTGGAGCGGGCAGAACAGATCGCACAACGTATCAGTGAACTGTCGCCGCTGGCACTGCGGGCAGCCAAAGCGGCACTAAAAACCGCACAGGAAACCAGCCTGTCACAAGGGTTGCTCGCCGAGCGCCAGCAATTTGTCGCGCTGGCAGGTACAACCGATCGTCAGGAAGGCATTGCCGCCTTTCTGGAAAAACGTAAACCAACATTTAAAGGATTTTGA
- a CDS encoding DUF1778 domain-containing protein — translation MQTPKRDTLSIRIKPETRNLIDKAAAIQGKNRTDFVLEAAQRMAEETLLEQAIMTASPEAYAKFLDRLDMPPQPNKQLRETMQMETPWGKEL, via the coding sequence ATGCAAACGCCAAAGCGAGATACTTTGAGTATTCGTATCAAACCAGAAACTCGGAATTTGATTGATAAAGCAGCCGCCATTCAGGGTAAAAACCGCACAGATTTTGTATTGGAAGCGGCACAACGCATGGCCGAAGAAACCTTGCTTGAACAAGCAATTATGACGGCCAGTCCAGAAGCATATGCCAAATTTTTGGATCGTTTAGATATGCCTCCACAACCGAATAAGCAATTGCGAGAAACCATGCAGATGGAAACGCCTTGGGGCAAGGAATTATGA
- a CDS encoding GNAT family N-acetyltransferase, with the protein MLSAPELLSEHHYREAFNSGVTTLDQWLKNRALKNNLTGASKTYVVCSENRVLAYYSLAASAIVTDSTPGHFRRNMPNPIPVVVLGRLAVDRSLQRKGIGRALVQDAALRIIQAADLIGVRGMIIHALSDEVKSFYETIGFEPSPLDPMLLMATLADLKRSCTNS; encoded by the coding sequence ATTCTTTCGGCACCGGAATTGCTGTCTGAACACCATTATCGTGAAGCGTTTAATTCAGGGGTTACCACCCTAGACCAGTGGCTCAAAAATCGTGCACTAAAAAATAACTTAACTGGCGCATCAAAAACCTACGTGGTTTGTAGTGAAAATCGAGTACTGGCTTATTATTCTCTGGCCGCTAGCGCGATTGTGACTGATTCGACACCCGGCCATTTTAGGCGGAATATGCCTAACCCAATCCCTGTCGTCGTTTTAGGCCGATTGGCTGTAGATAGGAGTCTGCAACGAAAAGGCATAGGCCGTGCGTTAGTACAAGATGCCGCGTTGAGAATAATCCAAGCTGCTGATTTAATTGGTGTCCGAGGTATGATTATTCATGCGCTTTCAGATGAAGTAAAATCTTTTTATGAAACCATCGGGTTTGAACCTTCTCCTCTCGATCCCATGTTACTGATGGCTACACTCGCAGATTTAAAAAGATCCTGTACGAATAGTTAG
- the paaX gene encoding phenylacetic acid degradation operon negative regulatory protein PaaX: MAHKLNDFIRHALDAQPISGTSLIISLYGDAFSHRGGEVWLGSLSLLLEPMGFSDRFVRTSVFRLQKEGWLKVEKLGRRSYYRITEHGMNQFRHAESKIYLSEQPEWDGKWDLLLLEGIHKDERPRLKKELSWLGFGQLNSTLMAAPSRSQRDIPTLLGELNASDAVIYFRADYPYPRSEQSLKEQVSASWSLEQVSQHYHEFIVTFRPLMALLRDCHEDDLTPERCFQLRLLLIHFYRRVVLRDPLLPDALLPAQWEGLIARNLCINIYQRIDLAATRYISEHCETTIGRLPQPAAAYYRRFGGLHSDWPFQ, translated from the coding sequence ATGGCACATAAACTCAACGACTTTATTCGGCATGCCCTTGATGCCCAGCCCATCAGCGGCACCTCGCTGATTATCTCTTTATATGGGGATGCATTCAGCCACCGTGGCGGGGAAGTCTGGCTGGGCAGCCTGAGTCTTCTGTTAGAACCTATGGGTTTCAGTGACCGTTTCGTGCGAACATCCGTATTTCGCCTGCAAAAAGAGGGATGGCTCAAGGTAGAAAAACTGGGCCGACGCAGTTATTACCGCATTACCGAACATGGCATGAATCAGTTTCGCCATGCAGAGAGCAAAATTTATCTCAGTGAACAACCTGAATGGGATGGTAAATGGGATCTCCTGCTACTGGAAGGCATTCACAAAGATGAGCGACCCCGTCTGAAAAAAGAGTTAAGCTGGCTGGGATTCGGTCAGCTCAATAGCACGCTGATGGCGGCACCAAGCCGTTCTCAACGTGATATTCCCACCCTATTGGGTGAACTCAATGCCAGCGACGCCGTTATCTACTTCCGGGCCGATTATCCTTACCCGCGTTCGGAGCAGAGTCTGAAAGAACAGGTTTCTGCCAGTTGGTCACTGGAGCAGGTCTCACAGCACTATCACGAATTTATCGTCACTTTCCGCCCCTTAATGGCCCTGCTGCGCGATTGCCATGAAGATGATCTGACGCCAGAACGCTGCTTCCAGTTACGCTTACTGCTGATCCATTTTTACCGCCGGGTCGTCCTGCGCGATCCACTATTGCCGGATGCCCTGCTACCTGCACAGTGGGAAGGGCTGATTGCCCGCAATTTATGTATCAACATCTATCAGCGTATCGATCTTGCTGCAACACGCTACATCAGCGAACACTGCGAAACAACGATTGGCCGGCTACCCCAACCCGCTGCGGCGTATTACCGACGTTTTGGGGGATTGCACTCAGATTGGCCGTTTCAGTGA
- the paaK gene encoding phenylacetate--CoA ligase PaaK — protein MSNNVHPLDQHLKQHLQHQPDPIEFASRDEIQAQQIERMKWTLNHAYHNVPMYRSKFDEAGVHPSDFRYPEDIQKFPYTTKQDLRDHYPFDTFAVPMEQVVRIHASSGTTGRPTVVGYTQQDIDNWSELVARSLRFAGVSAKDKIHVAYGYGLFTGGLGAHYGAERLGAAVIPMSGGNTERQAQLIQDFKPDVIMMTPSYCLTLLDELERKMGGDASKCSLRVGIFGAEPWTAALRTEIETRMGIKALDIYGLSEIMGPGVAMESLEYADGSTIWEDHFYPEVINPDNLSILPEGKTGELVFTTLTKEAMPMIRYRTRDLTRLLPGTARNMRRMDRITGRSDDMLIIRGINVFPSQVEEQIIRFKELSPHYQLEVHRKGNHDCLSVKVELKEPDLLSHEQCCTLCHQLRHHIKSMVGLSTEVSIVNCGVIPRSEGKAVRVIDNRPRE, from the coding sequence ATGAGCAATAACGTACATCCCCTCGATCAACATTTAAAACAACACCTACAACACCAGCCGGACCCTATTGAATTTGCCTCACGAGATGAAATTCAGGCTCAGCAAATTGAGAGAATGAAATGGACGCTCAATCACGCCTATCACAACGTTCCCATGTACCGCAGCAAGTTTGATGAAGCGGGAGTTCATCCGAGTGATTTCAGGTACCCCGAAGATATCCAAAAATTCCCCTACACCACCAAACAAGACCTACGTGACCACTATCCTTTTGATACCTTTGCCGTCCCGATGGAGCAGGTTGTGCGCATCCATGCCTCATCCGGTACCACAGGACGCCCCACTGTCGTGGGCTACACCCAGCAGGATATTGATAATTGGTCAGAGCTCGTCGCCCGCAGCTTGCGTTTTGCCGGTGTCAGCGCCAAAGACAAAATTCACGTTGCCTATGGCTACGGCCTGTTCACGGGAGGATTAGGGGCGCATTACGGTGCTGAACGACTGGGTGCAGCCGTGATCCCGATGTCCGGTGGCAACACAGAAAGACAGGCACAACTGATTCAGGATTTCAAACCTGATGTCATCATGATGACGCCATCCTACTGCCTGACGCTATTGGATGAACTGGAACGCAAAATGGGCGGAGATGCCAGCAAATGCTCATTGCGTGTCGGTATATTCGGAGCAGAACCCTGGACAGCCGCCTTGCGCACCGAGATTGAAACCCGCATGGGCATCAAGGCACTGGATATCTACGGTCTGTCCGAAATCATGGGGCCGGGCGTTGCCATGGAATCTCTGGAATATGCCGATGGCTCGACCATTTGGGAAGATCATTTCTATCCGGAAGTGATCAATCCTGACAATCTGAGTATCCTGCCAGAAGGCAAAACCGGAGAATTGGTTTTCACCACACTCACCAAAGAAGCCATGCCGATGATCCGTTACCGCACACGGGATCTGACACGCCTATTGCCCGGCACAGCACGTAATATGCGTCGCATGGACAGGATCACCGGACGCTCTGACGACATGCTGATCATTCGTGGCATCAATGTCTTCCCGTCACAAGTCGAAGAACAGATCATCCGTTTTAAAGAACTGTCGCCCCATTACCAGCTGGAAGTGCACCGCAAAGGCAACCATGATTGCCTGTCTGTCAAAGTCGAACTCAAAGAACCGGATTTGCTCAGCCATGAACAATGCTGCACCCTTTGCCATCAATTACGCCATCACATTAAATCAATGGTAGGACTCAGCACTGAAGTCAGCATCGTCAACTGTGGCGTCATTCCCCGCTCAGAAGGCAAGGCCGTTCGGGTCATCGACAACCGGCCACGTGAATAA
- the pcaF gene encoding 3-oxoadipyl-CoA thiolase — protein sequence MTYAFICDGIRTPIGRYGGALSGLRADDLAALPLRALMARYPALDREQIDDVILGCANQAGEDNRNVARMALLLAGLPDSVSGTTVNRLCGSGLDALAFAARSIKAGDAQLVLAGGVESMTRAPFVMGKADSAFSRQTEIFDTTLGWRFINPLMQQQFGIDSMPETAENVAAQFQISRDDQDAFALRSQQRAANAQQRGILAEEIIPVTLPSGSKKGTDTTLSQDEHPRPTTTLEQLQRLKTPFRTDGTVTAGNASGINDGAAALLIASETAALRQGLTPRARIIATATCGVEPRIMGIGPLPATRKVLALTGLSLNQMEVIELNEAFAAQSLAVMRQLGLPDDAEHVNPNGGAIALGHPLGMSGARLALTATRELERRAGRYALCTMCIGVGQGIAMIIERIS from the coding sequence ATGACTTATGCGTTTATCTGTGATGGTATCCGTACCCCCATTGGTCGTTATGGCGGCGCACTATCCGGTTTACGGGCAGATGATCTGGCTGCCCTGCCACTGCGGGCATTAATGGCCCGTTACCCTGCGCTGGACCGGGAGCAAATTGATGATGTGATCCTCGGCTGTGCCAATCAAGCGGGAGAAGATAACCGCAACGTAGCACGCATGGCGCTACTGCTGGCTGGTCTGCCGGATTCAGTATCCGGCACCACGGTTAACCGTCTCTGTGGCTCCGGTTTGGATGCACTGGCCTTTGCCGCCCGCAGTATCAAAGCCGGTGATGCTCAACTGGTATTGGCCGGTGGCGTTGAATCGATGACGCGTGCTCCCTTCGTGATGGGCAAAGCAGATAGTGCATTCAGCCGCCAAACCGAGATCTTTGATACCACGCTGGGCTGGCGTTTTATCAACCCGCTGATGCAGCAACAATTCGGCATAGATTCCATGCCGGAAACCGCAGAAAACGTCGCTGCCCAGTTTCAAATTAGCCGGGATGATCAAGACGCTTTCGCCCTGCGCAGCCAGCAACGCGCAGCCAACGCCCAACAACGCGGCATACTGGCGGAAGAAATCATCCCCGTCACTCTGCCCTCTGGCAGTAAAAAAGGCACAGATACAACTCTTTCACAAGATGAACACCCCCGGCCAACAACAACGCTCGAACAATTGCAGCGACTCAAAACCCCATTCCGCACTGACGGTACAGTAACTGCGGGTAACGCATCCGGCATCAATGATGGCGCCGCGGCACTCCTCATTGCCTCAGAAACAGCCGCATTGCGCCAAGGGCTAACTCCCCGTGCGCGCATCATCGCCACAGCAACCTGCGGCGTCGAACCGCGCATTATGGGGATCGGCCCGCTGCCAGCCACCCGCAAGGTACTGGCGCTGACGGGTCTGAGTCTGAACCAAATGGAGGTCATTGAGCTTAACGAAGCCTTCGCCGCCCAATCACTGGCCGTCATGCGCCAACTGGGATTGCCGGATGATGCGGAACATGTCAACCCGAACGGAGGTGCAATTGCGCTGGGCCATCCGCTGGGCATGAGCGGAGCGCGCCTTGCACTGACAGCAACACGGGAACTGGAACGACGCGCGGGTCGCTATGCTTTATGCACCATGTGCATTGGCGTGGGACAAGGTATCGCCATGATTATTGAACGCATTTCATAG
- the paaG gene encoding 2-(1,2-epoxy-1,2-dihydrophenyl)acetyl-CoA isomerase PaaG gives MENMSVVLTEIKAGVLSITLNRPEYLNSFNEELHQQLSKAMDIAEQDESVRCVRLTGAGRGFCSGQDLNDRNAIISDGGVPDLGKSVERYYNPLIRRMVSLPKPIICAVNGVAAGAGVSLALAGDIVIASREAIFIQAFCRIGLTADSGGSWFLPHKIGHARAMGMALLGEKISAEQALTWGMIWQVVEPEELANKTQELAQHLATQPTVALACIKQSTYAAANNTLDQQLDLERDLQRQCGHSEDFREGVSAFIDKRQPKFQGK, from the coding sequence ATGGAAAACATGTCCGTGGTACTCACCGAGATTAAAGCCGGCGTCCTGAGCATCACACTTAACCGCCCGGAATACCTCAATAGTTTTAACGAGGAATTACACCAACAATTAAGTAAAGCGATGGATATTGCGGAACAGGATGAATCTGTGCGCTGTGTCCGGCTGACAGGTGCCGGACGCGGTTTCTGTTCCGGACAAGATTTAAATGATCGGAATGCCATTATCTCTGATGGCGGTGTACCCGATCTCGGCAAATCCGTTGAACGTTACTACAATCCGCTCATCCGGCGCATGGTTTCCTTACCCAAGCCCATCATCTGCGCCGTCAACGGTGTTGCCGCCGGTGCCGGCGTCTCCCTTGCGCTGGCCGGTGACATTGTGATCGCTTCCCGTGAGGCCATCTTTATTCAAGCCTTCTGCCGCATTGGCCTGACAGCCGATTCCGGCGGCAGTTGGTTCTTGCCCCATAAAATTGGCCATGCCCGTGCAATGGGGATGGCATTATTGGGGGAGAAAATCAGCGCGGAGCAAGCCTTAACTTGGGGCATGATCTGGCAAGTGGTTGAACCTGAAGAATTAGCCAATAAAACACAGGAACTCGCGCAACACTTAGCCACCCAGCCGACCGTGGCGCTTGCCTGCATCAAACAATCCACTTATGCCGCCGCCAATAACACGTTAGATCAGCAGCTTGACCTCGAACGCGACTTACAACGTCAGTGCGGACACAGTGAAGACTTCCGTGAAGGCGTGAGTGCATTTATTGACAAACGCCAGCCAAAATTTCAGGGGAAATAA
- a CDS encoding IS481 family transposase, with the protein MLYTSNPIIKHKAGLLNLAEELSNVSRACKVMGVSRDTFYRYQELVETGGIDALINQSRKTPNLKNRVDAETEHAVINSAIEFPAYGQARTSNELRKAGIFVSASGVRSIWLRHHLENFKKRLAALEKKVADEGIILTDEQVAALERKQHDDEACGEIETAHPGYLGSQDTFYVGNLKGVGRLYQQTFVDTYSKVAFAKLYTSKTPITAADLLNDRVLPFFSAHRLPMLRILTDRGTEYCGRVEHHDYQLYLAVNDIDHTRTKAMSPQTNGICERFHKTILNEFYQVTFRKKLYGSLDELQKDLDKWMDNYNNHRTHQGKMCCGRTPIETLQDGKSIWAEKNLTQI; encoded by the coding sequence ATGCTTTATACTAGCAATCCCATCATCAAACACAAGGCGGGTCTGCTTAATCTTGCTGAAGAACTCAGTAATGTCTCGAGAGCCTGTAAAGTGATGGGCGTATCCAGAGATACGTTTTATCGTTATCAGGAACTCGTTGAAACGGGCGGGATTGATGCATTAATCAACCAAAGCAGAAAAACCCCTAATCTGAAGAACCGTGTGGATGCGGAGACCGAACACGCCGTTATCAACTCGGCCATCGAATTCCCGGCCTATGGGCAAGCCAGAACGAGTAATGAGCTCAGAAAAGCAGGCATCTTTGTGTCTGCCAGTGGTGTCCGTTCTATCTGGCTCAGACATCATCTTGAGAACTTCAAAAAGCGCCTGGCAGCCCTTGAAAAGAAAGTGGCTGACGAAGGCATTATCCTGACTGACGAGCAGGTCGCCGCCCTTGAACGTAAGCAGCATGATGACGAAGCTTGTGGCGAAATTGAAACCGCTCATCCTGGCTATTTAGGGTCGCAAGATACCTTTTATGTCGGTAATCTTAAAGGCGTGGGACGCTTGTACCAACAAACTTTCGTCGATACTTACAGTAAAGTGGCTTTCGCGAAACTCTATACGAGTAAAACGCCCATTACGGCGGCGGATTTACTGAATGACCGTGTGCTGCCGTTCTTCAGCGCTCATAGATTGCCGATGTTACGTATTCTGACAGACAGAGGCACCGAATATTGCGGGCGTGTTGAGCACCATGATTACCAACTGTATCTGGCTGTCAATGATATCGACCATACCAGGACAAAGGCGATGTCACCGCAAACCAATGGCATCTGTGAACGGTTTCACAAAACCATCCTGAATGAATTTTATCAAGTGACGTTCAGAAAGAAATTGTATGGCTCATTGGATGAGTTACAAAAAGATCTGGACAAATGGATGGACAATTACAACAATCACCGCACTCATCAAGGAAAAATGTGTTGCGGCCGGACACCAATAGAAACCCTTCAGGATGGGAAATCCATTTGGGCAGAAAAAAATTTGACCCAAA
- a CDS encoding 3-hydroxyacyl-CoA dehydrogenase, translating to MKTPPLKGPIAVIGAGTMGIGIAQAAAQAGHTVLLFDVSDEAARRALDNLHVRLNQRVETGKAEAGATHALLQRITQVGALQALAPCSLVIEAIIEQLEAKQNLFCQLESICSAQTLFVSNTSSLSITAIARVLSVPQRMAGLHFFNPAPLMKLVEIIQGLETSSQTVAILKALMTDWKKQPVICRSTPGFIVNRIARPFYAEALRALEEQVASPATLDAVMKESGGFAMGPLQLMDLIGHDINYTVTESLFQAFYGDPRFQPSLRQKELVDADYLGRKRGRGFYLYAAKGNDKQKDTQPLPKTEPRYPTEQKQPVRIRATGNWAALPHFVSLLQQPDLQKYGIVFEEHNNDRFHSPTLQLDDVILTLAKGRTCAQICDEVRVPVMQFDLSANHQTASIITLSTAYQNTPQQTAKVIRFLQSLGKQVILLPDYPALLTMRTVAMLCNEALEAVNKGIASAEDIDLAMRYGVNYPIGPLAWGEQVGWKHMLSTLENLQKYYGESRYRPAPLLRQLAAGHTRLPLHPPHESHKHQNNHKGSSHV from the coding sequence ATGAAAACGCCACCGCTCAAAGGCCCCATCGCCGTCATTGGTGCGGGCACAATGGGCATCGGCATTGCCCAGGCCGCCGCTCAGGCAGGACATACCGTTCTGTTGTTTGATGTAAGTGACGAAGCTGCGCGTCGCGCTCTGGATAATCTCCATGTGCGCCTGAACCAGAGAGTGGAAACAGGCAAGGCAGAAGCGGGCGCGACACACGCCCTGTTGCAGCGCATCACTCAAGTCGGTGCGCTGCAAGCACTGGCACCTTGTTCGTTGGTGATTGAAGCCATCATCGAACAATTGGAAGCCAAACAGAACCTGTTCTGCCAACTGGAATCCATTTGTTCAGCCCAAACCCTGTTTGTCAGTAACACGTCATCACTGTCAATTACAGCGATTGCCCGTGTCCTGTCTGTGCCACAGCGCATGGCAGGACTCCATTTTTTCAATCCTGCCCCCTTGATGAAACTGGTCGAAATCATACAGGGACTGGAAACCTCGTCCCAGACAGTGGCGATACTCAAGGCACTCATGACCGATTGGAAAAAACAACCGGTGATCTGCCGTTCCACCCCCGGCTTTATCGTCAATCGCATCGCCCGCCCATTCTATGCGGAAGCCCTGCGCGCATTAGAGGAACAAGTCGCTTCCCCCGCGACACTGGATGCGGTCATGAAAGAATCCGGTGGCTTTGCCATGGGACCATTACAACTGATGGATTTGATCGGGCATGATATTAATTACACCGTGACCGAATCCCTGTTCCAAGCCTTCTACGGTGATCCCCGTTTCCAGCCTTCACTGCGCCAAAAAGAGCTGGTCGATGCCGATTATCTGGGACGCAAACGCGGCCGGGGGTTTTATCTCTACGCGGCAAAAGGAAATGATAAACAGAAAGATACCCAGCCACTGCCTAAAACAGAACCCAGGTACCCCACAGAACAAAAACAACCGGTGCGAATCAGGGCAACAGGAAATTGGGCCGCTTTACCGCATTTTGTCAGCCTGCTACAGCAACCCGATTTACAGAAATATGGCATCGTTTTCGAAGAGCACAATAATGACCGGTTCCATTCTCCCACCCTGCAACTTGATGACGTTATCCTGACACTGGCCAAAGGGAGAACCTGTGCCCAGATCTGTGACGAAGTCAGGGTACCCGTGATGCAGTTTGATTTGTCTGCCAATCATCAAACCGCTTCGATTATCACACTCAGTACCGCTTACCAGAATACCCCTCAACAAACAGCAAAAGTGATCCGTTTCCTGCAATCGCTCGGCAAGCAAGTGATCCTGCTGCCGGATTATCCCGCCCTGCTGACCATGCGCACCGTTGCCATGCTGTGCAACGAAGCGCTGGAGGCCGTTAATAAAGGCATCGCCAGCGCGGAAGATATCGATCTGGCGATGCGTTATGGCGTGAACTATCCCATCGGCCCGCTGGCATGGGGTGAGCAAGTGGGCTGGAAACATATGCTCAGCACGCTGGAAAACTTACAGAAATACTATGGCGAATCCCGTTATCGTCCTGCGCCTTTGCTGCGCCAACTGGCGGCAGGCCATACCAGATTGCCGCTCCACCCGCCGCATGAAAGCCATAAGCACCAAAACAATCACAAGGGGAGCAGCCATGTGTAA